The following is a genomic window from Rhodoferax sp. PAMC 29310.
TTGCGTAGGCACCTGATTGGCTATGCCGGTTCGGGTCGAAAACCCCAACAAACAAAGACACCGTCGCAAGCCCGTCTGAAAACACCCACTGAAACACCTGTTCCTGACTGGCGTCGACCCCTGCTCCGGCCAGCAACATCCGCCTAAAGCAGCGAATGGACTTGAAGCCAGGAACCACTTTACTCATTGCCCAACCTTCAGCGACATCTGTTGTTTTGACCAATGACGGCTTCCGAACGTCGTAGCCTTCAGTATTGCCCATCAACTGGACCAACTCGCGGGCACTGACGGAGGCATTGAGCGTTAACTCAGAAAACGCGGACTGCTCTAGGACGCTGCCTGCGGTATCCAGCGTCTGCAGTTTGACAATCAACCCACTCTTCTTTTCAGTCCAGACTCGATAACCAAACCGGTGTTTATCCAATGACCGCATCAATACGACCTCGGCGTCGTATCCGGCCACTCGCTCGTTGCCCAGGCGCCTAACTTTGTAGAACTGTTCGATGTCCGAACTCACGGATTCCAACCAATTGGGGAAGGCCCCCATGCCCCCTCGACGTTCAGCAACCGCAACTCGAGTGACGGGCCAAAACGTCGTCACCTCGTCATCCCGGCGCAGTGTGGATCGGGGTACACCTGTGAGCGTGTCGACCCGCTCCAGTTGCTGGGCACCATCGCAAACATGCCAGATACGGGCACTGGACATATAGTCCCCGACCGACACAACAAACGTTCCAATATAGGCGCGGCGTCGGGACCCCTCATGTACATGCAACAGCCACTCACTGACACTAATCTCGGCTTGTTCAGGGCTGGCGCTTGACGCTGACGGTCGGGATTGAGCGATAGCCATAGAAGTCAGCGACGC
Proteins encoded in this region:
- a CDS encoding MucB/RseB C-terminal domain-containing protein encodes the protein MAIAQSRPSASSASPEQAEISVSEWLLHVHEGSRRRAYIGTFVVSVGDYMSSARIWHVCDGAQQLERVDTLTGVPRSTLRRDDEVTTFWPVTRVAVAERRGGMGAFPNWLESVSSDIEQFYKVRRLGNERVAGYDAEVVLMRSLDKHRFGYRVWTEKKSGLIVKLQTLDTAGSVLEQSAFSELTLNASVSARELVQLMGNTEGYDVRKPSLVKTTDVAEGWAMSKVVPGFKSIRCFRRMLLAGAGVDASQEQVFQWVFSDGLATVSLFVGVFDPNRHSQSGAYAMGATHTLTRRIGKWWVTAVGEVPQTTLNSFVSGLERRK